Proteins from a single region of Primulina tabacum isolate GXHZ01 chromosome 5, ASM2559414v2, whole genome shotgun sequence:
- the LOC142545729 gene encoding leucine-rich repeat receptor-like protein kinase PXC1, translated as MDLYLIFFLFLLPLLSGTGATSDTAALSLLRSQADLHGILLSNWTTTTTACTANWAGVKCTNNRVTTLSLPYLNLRGPMDALSSLDQLRFIDLRGNRLNGTLTPISQCLNLKFIYLSGNDFSGEIPLEFSSLHRLLRLDLSNNNLQGPIPSNLSKLSRLHTLHLQNNEISGTIPDLLESLPQLKELNLSNNELHGMVPKSLLSKFGDTSFSGNEGLCGNNPFPPCSYTGTRPASPQTVLFNPSSLPSSSSTTIEESSSMHHKRLGNGAMVAIVVANSALLLVIGSFVVAYYCGKCPRDSNSMTGSEGAKRRNGHSGEKRAYANKGGGDSDGTNATDKSRLVFFDRKKQFELEDLLRASAEMLGKGSLGTVYKAVLDDGCIVAVKRLKDANPCARKEFEQYMDVIGKIRHPNVVRLRAYCYAREEKLLVYDYLPDGSLHSLLHGNRGPGRIPLDWTTRISLILGAARGLARIHEEYAASKIPHGNVKSSNVLLDKNGVSCISDFGLSLLLSPVHAIARLGGYIAPEQAEIKRLSQKSDVYSFGVLLLEVLTGKVPSQHSSLNRARVREEETSVDLPKWVQSVVRDEWTAEVFDPELLRYKNIEEELVSMLHVAMACVVPQPEKRPTMAEAVKMIEEMRVEQSPLGEEYDESRTSLSPSLPTTEDALA; from the exons ATGGACCTCTACTTGATTTTTTTCCTCTTCCTCCTCCCACTCCTCAGCGGTACAGGTGCCACCAGCGACACCGCTGCCCTCTCCCTCCTCCGGTCCCAAGCCGACCTCCACGGAATACTCCTCTCCAACTGGACCACCACCACCACAGCATGCACGGCCAATTGGGCAGGAGTGAAGTGCACCAACAACCGTGTGACCACCCTCTCCCTCCCCTACCTCAACCTCCGCGGCCCCATGGACGCGCTCTCATCTTTAGATCAGCTACGCTTCATTGATTTGCGTGGCAACCGCCTTAATGGCACCCTCACTCCGATATCCCAATGCCTTAACCTCAAGTTCATCTACCTCTCCGGAAACGACTTTTCCGGTGAAATCCCTCTAGAGTTCTCATCCCTCCACCGGCTCCTTCGCCTTGATCTCTCCAACAACAATCTCCAAGGTCCAATCCCCTCCAACCTCTCAAAATTATCCCGCTTGCACACTCTTCACCTCCAAAACAATGAGATTTCAGGGACAATTCCAGACTTGCTTGAGTCACTTCCACAGCTTAAAGAATTGAATCTGTCAAACAATGAACTACATGGAATGGTTCCAAAGTCATTATTATCAAAATTCGGCGACACCAGTTTTTCTGGCAATGAAGGGCTCTGTGGGAACAACCCTTTTCCGCCGTGTTCATACACGGGTACACGACCAGCATCGCCACAAACTGTGCTGTTCAATCCCAGTTCACTTCCCTCCTCATCAAGTACAACAATTGAAGAATCATCAAGCATGCATCACAAAAGACTCGGCAACGGAGCAATGGTAGCAATAGTAGTGGCTAATTCAGCCCTTTTACTGGTGATAGGGTCTTTTGTGGTAGCATACTACTGTGGGAAGTGCCCGAGAGACTCAAATTCAATGACGGGAAGTGAGGGTGCGAAGAGAAGAAATGGGCACTCGGGAGAAAAGAGAGCGTATGCTAATAAGGGAGGGGGAGATAGTGATGGTACAAATGCCACTGATAAGAGTAGACTAGTGTTTTTTGACAGAAAAAAGCAATTTGAACTCGAGGATTTGCTCCGGGCATCGGCTGAAATGCTTGGTAAAGGGAGTCTGGGGACGGTGTATAAAGCCGTGCTTGATGATGGATGCATCGTGGCTGTAAAAAGGCTCAAGGATGCAAATCCTTGTGCTAGGAAAGAGTTTGAGCAGTACATGGATGTGATTGGGAAGATTAGACATCCTAATGTAGTGAGACTTCGAGCTTATTGTTATGCAAGGGAAGAGAAGTTGCTTGTGTATGATTATCTGCCTGATGGGAGCTTACATTCACTTCTCCATG GAAACAGAGGACCTGGGAGAATCCCACTGGATTGGACAACAAGAATCAGCTTAATTCTTGGGGCAGCTCGAGGGCTTGCAAGAATTCATGAAGAGTATGCAGCTTCCAAAATCCCTCATGGCAATGTGAAATCATCAAACGTATTACTAGATAAAAATGGAGTTTCTTGCATTTCGGATTTCGGATTGTCGTTACTTTTGAGTCCCGTTCATGCCATAGCTAGATTGGGAGGGTATATAGCACCAGAGCAAGCAGAAATCAAGAGACTTTCACAAAAGTCTGATGTTTACAGCTTTGGAGTGCTGTTACTAGAAGTACTCACAGGGAAGGTTCCATCACAGCATTCTTCCCTGAATCGGGCTAGAGTTAGAGAGGaggaaacatcagttgatttaccAAAATGGGTTCAGTCTGTTGTGCGGGATGAGTGGACAGCTGAAGTGTTCGATCCAGAATTGTTGAGGTACAAGAATATTGAGGAAGAATTGGTATCGATGCTTCATGTGGCCATGGCTTGTGTGGTGCCACAGCCTGAAAAAAGGCCTACAATGGCTGAAGCTGTTAAAATGATAGAGGAGATGAGGGTGGAGCAATCTCCTTTAGGGGAAGAGTATGATGAATCACGTACTTCACTTTCCCCCTCACTTCCGACTACGGAAGATGCGTTGGCTTGA